A genomic stretch from Apis cerana isolate GH-2021 linkage group LG7, AcerK_1.0, whole genome shotgun sequence includes:
- the LOC133666372 gene encoding LOW QUALITY PROTEIN: uncharacterized protein LOC133666372 (The sequence of the model RefSeq protein was modified relative to this genomic sequence to represent the inferred CDS: inserted 1 base in 1 codon): MPSDGPSVIVIGAPESGAIRRHGRLLNKNRRKSYERRKIGSFSEFLELTVDISEVLXVGFESIRFLIDLFRVAQYARLHSRSRETRLVCGRQRRCERNLTRDAAGVNYANATITECQSGRKLNSTDTGLAAGSTRPSLSFWKS; this comes from the exons ATGCCGAGTGACGGCCCTTCGGTAATCGTAATTGGTGCTCCGGAAAGTGGAGCCATTCGACGTCACGGACGGTTGCTCAACAAGAATCGTCGAAAATCTTACGAACGGAGGAAAATAGGGTCTTTTAGTGAATTTCTTGAGCTTACAGTAGATATTTCTGAGGTTC ATGTGGGATTCGAATCTATAAGATTTTTGATAG ACCTCTTTCGTGTGGCTCAGTATGCTCGTCTTCACTCACGCTCGAGAGAGACACGTCTTGTCTGTGGTCGACAGAGAAGATGTGAAAGGAACCTGACCCGCGATGCTGCTGGGGTGAATTATGCAAATGCGACAATAACCGAATGTCAATCAGGAAGAAAGTTAAATTCCACAGATACTGGATTGGCTGCCGGTTCTACCAGGCCAAGTCTTTCCTTCTGGAAAAGTTAA